Proteins co-encoded in one Kribbella solani genomic window:
- a CDS encoding ROK family protein, producing the protein MPLRPHRPLPLATPAGVEVLTRILTQGPIPRVEIARRTGLSQAAVTKAVAPLIETGFVTDQAAPAGGDSQVGIGRPVSPLTVVPSSVSVIGVKVTPTSLIGVTTDFTAGILNVRHEELDDTVPQAVIDQLAEHVKALIGALKSGTAVAGPLAGIGIAVSGDVDAANGVVRDSPLMGWRGVPVAELLGERVSLPIVVSNDVRALTVAEHWFGVGVNADSFALVTIGSGIGCGLYVNGEVVSGAYGVSGELGHLPLAPGELVCTCGRRGCVETVASSDAILARIRDTTGRKELDLAGAIELAHAGDRQAGAAFDRAGEVIGAALAAMVNLVGPELVVIAGEGVAEYELYEERMRRAFADHAFGAAGNCRLMLRSHTFDDWARGAAATVIRAYVRAEPPLHR; encoded by the coding sequence GTGCCGCTGCGTCCTCATCGTCCGCTTCCGCTGGCCACGCCGGCGGGTGTCGAGGTGCTGACCAGAATCCTCACGCAGGGTCCGATCCCGCGGGTGGAGATCGCGCGCCGGACCGGACTGTCGCAGGCGGCGGTGACCAAGGCGGTGGCGCCGCTGATCGAGACCGGGTTCGTCACGGATCAGGCGGCACCCGCGGGAGGCGACAGCCAGGTCGGCATCGGGCGACCGGTGAGTCCGTTGACCGTCGTACCCAGCAGCGTTTCGGTGATCGGGGTCAAGGTCACGCCGACCAGTCTGATCGGCGTCACCACCGACTTCACCGCGGGCATCCTGAACGTACGGCACGAGGAGCTCGACGACACCGTCCCGCAAGCCGTGATCGACCAGCTCGCGGAACATGTGAAGGCGCTGATCGGCGCACTCAAATCCGGTACGGCGGTGGCCGGCCCGCTGGCCGGGATCGGGATCGCGGTGTCCGGCGATGTCGACGCGGCGAACGGCGTGGTGCGGGACTCGCCGCTGATGGGCTGGCGCGGCGTACCGGTCGCGGAGTTGCTCGGCGAGCGGGTCAGCCTGCCGATCGTGGTGTCCAACGACGTCCGCGCGCTGACCGTCGCGGAGCACTGGTTCGGCGTCGGCGTGAACGCGGACTCGTTCGCGCTGGTGACGATCGGCTCCGGGATCGGCTGCGGCCTGTACGTCAACGGCGAGGTGGTGTCCGGGGCGTACGGCGTCTCCGGCGAGCTCGGCCATCTGCCGCTCGCGCCCGGCGAACTGGTGTGTACCTGCGGCCGGCGTGGTTGCGTGGAAACCGTCGCGTCGTCGGATGCGATCCTGGCCCGGATTCGGGACACCACCGGCCGGAAGGAGCTGGACCTGGCCGGGGCGATCGAGCTCGCCCACGCCGGCGACCGGCAGGCGGGTGCCGCGTTCGACCGCGCCGGTGAGGTGATCGGCGCGGCGCTGGCGGCGATGGTGAACCTGGTCGGCCCCGAACTGGTCGTGATCGCGGGCGAAGGCGTCGCCGAGTACGAGCTGTACGAGGAGCGGATGCGCCGCGCCTTCGCCGACCACGCCTTCGGCGCCGCGGGCAACTGCCGGCTGATGCTCCGCTCGCACACCTTCGACGACTGGGCCCGCGGCGCCGCCGCGACCGTCATCCGCGCCTACGTCCGCGCCGAACCACCCCTCCACCGCTGA
- a CDS encoding IS30 family transposase: MPMRYPYGVRDEFFALVGGGWSVQSAASAVGVSWDTGSLWWRTSGLVEPSLRQNRAGGLPGSVPAAVPGGVAGTRARRPLTSEDRAVIAVLLRQGLSYAGIGEAIGRDKSVIWREVARNRGRDGSYWAPVAHRAAHERRRRPKEFKLAADPGLCARITGWMDTGWSPGLIAAVLRRDHPGDSAQERMARVSHETIYQALYVQTRGQLRQDLHRQLSLRRTARKPRGGDHRQARNPYREAFTISQRPAEATDRAVPGHWEGDLIIGTGNRSAVGTLVERTTRFTILLHLPGQHDADTVAETMITQMRTLPDHLRRSLTWDRGRELAAYRRIQLDLNMPVYFCDPHSPWQRGTNENTNRLLRFWLTKGTDLSTHTAASLDQIATTLNQRPRPTLNLKTPAQALAELLVA; this comes from the coding sequence ATGCCGATGAGGTATCCGTACGGAGTGCGGGATGAGTTTTTCGCGCTGGTGGGTGGTGGGTGGTCGGTGCAGTCAGCGGCGTCGGCGGTCGGCGTGTCGTGGGATACGGGTTCGTTGTGGTGGCGAACATCGGGGCTTGTGGAGCCATCGTTGCGGCAGAACAGAGCTGGTGGGTTGCCGGGCAGCGTGCCAGCAGCAGTCCCGGGTGGGGTCGCGGGGACGCGAGCTCGGCGGCCGTTGACCAGTGAGGACCGGGCGGTGATCGCTGTGCTGTTACGGCAGGGGTTGTCGTATGCCGGGATCGGTGAGGCGATCGGGCGGGACAAGTCGGTGATCTGGCGTGAGGTGGCCCGCAATCGCGGCCGGGACGGGTCCTATTGGGCGCCGGTGGCTCACCGTGCCGCTCATGAGCGGCGGCGCCGGCCCAAGGAGTTCAAGCTGGCCGCCGATCCGGGGCTGTGCGCCCGGATCACCGGCTGGATGGACACCGGCTGGTCCCCGGGCCTGATCGCGGCAGTACTGCGCCGTGATCACCCCGGCGACAGCGCGCAGGAGAGGATGGCTCGTGTGTCGCACGAAACCATCTACCAAGCGCTGTATGTGCAGACCCGCGGCCAGCTGCGACAAGACCTGCACCGGCAGTTGAGCCTGCGCCGCACGGCCCGCAAACCCCGCGGCGGCGACCATCGCCAGGCCCGAAACCCGTACCGGGAAGCGTTCACGATCAGTCAACGCCCCGCCGAGGCCACCGACCGTGCCGTGCCCGGACATTGGGAAGGCGACCTGATCATCGGCACCGGCAACCGCTCCGCGGTCGGCACACTCGTCGAGCGCACCACCCGGTTCACCATCTTGCTGCACCTGCCCGGCCAGCACGACGCCGACACCGTGGCCGAGACCATGATCACCCAGATGCGCACCCTGCCCGACCACCTGCGCCGCTCCCTGACCTGGGACCGCGGACGCGAACTAGCCGCCTACCGGCGCATCCAGCTCGATCTGAACATGCCTGTCTACTTCTGCGACCCCCACTCCCCCTGGCAACGCGGCACCAACGAGAACACCAACCGGCTCCTGCGGTTCTGGCTCACCAAAGGCACAGACCTGTCCACCCACACCGCCGCCAGCCTCGACCAGATCGCCACCACCCTCAACCAACGACCCCGCCCTACACTCAACCTCAAAACCCCAGCCCAAGCACTGGCCGAACTACTCGTTGCTTAG
- a CDS encoding ParA family protein, with the protein MIIVTAALKGGVGKTTTSVYLAALASSNRRTSTLVDADPQGSAADWIADSDDEHLNRIEIAEAPTERLLTKALDKVPPEGIGIVDMPPSHERLLNKALERARIVIIPTRVGGVETPRVKAVMELVPDHVPAGLVICSARTYTRSYQEAMQHYAAESIPVWGTIPERVSITAGPTGPLATDGLDSYKKVWRKILAAART; encoded by the coding sequence ATGATCATCGTGACAGCTGCACTGAAGGGCGGGGTCGGGAAGACAACCACGTCGGTGTACTTGGCCGCGCTGGCATCGTCCAACCGTCGCACATCCACCCTGGTCGACGCGGATCCGCAGGGCAGCGCCGCGGACTGGATCGCCGACTCCGACGACGAGCACCTGAACCGGATCGAGATCGCGGAGGCGCCGACCGAGCGGCTGCTGACCAAGGCGCTGGACAAGGTTCCGCCGGAGGGCATCGGCATCGTGGACATGCCGCCGTCCCACGAGCGGCTGCTGAACAAGGCGCTCGAACGGGCCCGGATCGTGATCATCCCGACCCGCGTCGGCGGGGTCGAGACGCCGCGGGTGAAGGCGGTGATGGAGCTCGTACCCGATCACGTGCCGGCCGGCCTGGTGATCTGCTCGGCGCGTACGTACACCCGCTCGTACCAGGAGGCCATGCAGCACTACGCGGCCGAGAGCATTCCGGTCTGGGGCACTATCCCGGAGCGTGTCTCGATCACCGCCGGCCCGACCGGCCCACTGGCCACCGACGGCCTCGACTCGTACAAGAAGGTCTGGCGCAAGATCCTCGCCGCCGCCCGCACCTGA
- a CDS encoding sigma-70 family RNA polymerase sigma factor yields MADLDEQLISAARSGDVDALSTLVADSHPTVRRFARTLCSTPEDAEDAAQEALIILYRKIGMLRATSALTSWMFRIVRNECLRRTRFLLREHPAAPPTPGSAGLTGSAGLTGSAGLTGSAGLTGSAGLAGSAGSATTVPSAEDEVLRQLEARAVAAAIAELPPDQRSVLVLRDVQGYSGPMVAKALGLSVPAMKSRLHRARASVRETLGAPS; encoded by the coding sequence GTGGCTGACCTCGACGAGCAACTGATCAGCGCCGCCCGATCCGGCGACGTGGACGCCCTCAGCACGCTGGTCGCCGACTCGCACCCGACCGTACGACGGTTCGCCCGGACCCTCTGCAGTACGCCGGAGGACGCCGAGGACGCCGCGCAGGAAGCGCTGATCATCCTGTACCGGAAGATCGGCATGCTCCGTGCGACCAGCGCGCTGACGTCCTGGATGTTCCGCATCGTCCGGAACGAGTGCCTACGCCGGACCCGTTTCCTGCTCCGCGAACACCCAGCCGCCCCACCCACTCCCGGATCGGCCGGACTGACCGGATCGGCCGGACTGACCGGATCGGCCGGACTGACCGGATCAGCTGGACTGACCGGATCAGCTGGACTGGCTGGATCAGCTGGATCGGCGACCACCGTGCCCTCCGCCGAGGACGAGGTGCTGCGGCAGCTGGAGGCGAGGGCCGTCGCCGCGGCCATCGCCGAGCTGCCTCCGGACCAGCGCAGCGTCCTCGTCCTCCGGGACGTCCAGGGCTACAGCGGCCCGATGGTCGCCAAAGCCCTCGGCCTCAGCGTCCCCGCGATGAAGTCCCGGCTGCACCGCGCCCGCGCCTCCGTCCGCGAGACCCTTGGAGCACCCTCATGA